The following coding sequences lie in one Xanthomonas hortorum pv. pelargonii genomic window:
- a CDS encoding lasso peptide isopeptide bond-forming cyclase encodes MYRYIALLNHPQTHRDGDRAGVDEALRQIGLLPRLRTECIDLYASDDTPVLDLPGGGALIGHVFSRRDNTPLVDGASLQALSAAQRTRHLIDANWGEYLLLHAPHEDPGTVILMREPSGGVACAYALQHGFITSDISIATHAGVYTREIDWDSIAHHLYYPHLKTERTGLVGVRELLPGSQLCLQTNRSSVEQVWNPWDFVAAPQRRHDPFAAQAQVRQAVASSVTCWAQTDASVLLELSGGLDSSILAACLKDTTARVACCNLVTPVPGADERHYARQMSDLLGTELIVRTLGFDAAPVDFASPAHAVAPSTWFLQHASNALKEAIGTQLAITSFFSGGGGDTVFCNTRTAAPAADAFRAGGLRAGFSAIHDLAKLHQCTLWKAGRLTMKKLLAKAGPPRKPERSFLPSTQAEVPLQSHPWFDAPPGSLPGDRERIFDLAGTQVFRDGLARSASWHLRMPLLSQPVVEACLKVPSWMWIDCGRNRAVARDAFADVLPTQILHRRSKGTFMNYSGAVYRQGRQQIRDYLLHGRLEGQGLLDADALRHHFDHTLADGDHSVMRIFDLCAVENWVRHQG; translated from the coding sequence ATGTACCGCTACATCGCCTTGCTCAACCATCCGCAGACACACCGCGATGGCGACCGCGCCGGTGTCGATGAGGCGCTGCGACAGATCGGGTTACTTCCACGGCTACGCACTGAATGCATCGATCTGTATGCATCAGACGACACGCCCGTGCTCGACCTGCCTGGTGGTGGCGCACTGATCGGCCATGTCTTTTCGCGGCGCGACAATACTCCCTTGGTGGACGGCGCATCGCTGCAGGCGTTGTCGGCAGCACAGCGTACGCGGCACCTGATCGATGCAAACTGGGGCGAGTACCTGCTGTTGCACGCACCACACGAGGACCCGGGCACTGTCATCCTCATGCGCGAGCCTTCCGGCGGCGTGGCATGCGCCTACGCGCTACAGCATGGCTTCATCACCTCAGACATTTCGATCGCCACGCATGCGGGTGTGTACACGCGCGAGATCGATTGGGACTCTATCGCCCATCATCTGTACTACCCTCACCTCAAGACCGAGCGCACCGGGCTTGTCGGCGTGCGCGAATTGCTGCCGGGCAGCCAGCTATGTCTCCAGACCAACCGCAGCAGTGTCGAACAGGTCTGGAACCCCTGGGATTTCGTCGCAGCGCCGCAGCGTCGGCACGACCCGTTCGCCGCACAGGCGCAGGTACGTCAGGCGGTGGCATCCAGCGTCACGTGTTGGGCGCAGACCGATGCGTCTGTGCTGCTGGAACTCTCTGGCGGCCTTGACTCGTCCATCCTCGCCGCGTGCCTGAAAGACACCACAGCGCGCGTGGCGTGTTGCAACCTGGTTACGCCGGTACCTGGCGCCGACGAGCGGCACTATGCCCGGCAGATGAGTGATCTGTTGGGCACCGAGCTGATCGTGCGGACACTCGGGTTCGACGCTGCGCCGGTCGATTTCGCATCGCCGGCTCATGCGGTCGCGCCCAGCACCTGGTTTTTGCAGCATGCCTCCAATGCGCTGAAAGAAGCGATCGGCACGCAGCTGGCCATCACCAGTTTCTTTTCCGGCGGCGGTGGCGACACCGTGTTCTGCAACACCAGAACCGCCGCGCCCGCCGCAGATGCCTTCCGCGCAGGCGGCCTGCGCGCCGGCTTCAGCGCAATCCACGATCTCGCCAAACTGCATCAATGCACGCTCTGGAAAGCAGGCAGGTTGACGATGAAGAAACTCCTCGCCAAGGCCGGCCCGCCGCGCAAGCCGGAGCGATCGTTTCTGCCGAGCACGCAGGCTGAGGTTCCGTTGCAATCGCATCCCTGGTTCGATGCCCCGCCCGGCAGCCTGCCCGGCGACCGCGAACGCATCTTCGATCTGGCCGGCACCCAGGTGTTCCGCGATGGATTGGCACGCAGCGCGTCGTGGCACCTGCGCATGCCGCTGCTGTCGCAACCGGTGGTGGAAGCCTGCCTGAAGGTGCCGAGCTGGATGTGGATCGACTGCGGCCGCAATCGCGCCGTCGCGCGCGATGCGTTTGCCGATGTGCTGCCTACACAGATCCTGCATCGCCGCAGCAAAGGCACCTTCATGAACTACTCCGGCGCGGTCTATCGTCAGGGCAGGCAGCAGATCCGCGATTATCTGCTGCATGGTCGACTCGAAGGCCAGGGGCTGCTGGATGCCGATGCCCTACGCCACCATTTCGACCACACGCTGGCCGACGGCGACCACAGCGTCATGCGCATCTTCGATCTGTGTGCGGTCGAGAACTGGGTCCGTCATCAAGGCTGA
- a CDS encoding lasso peptide biosynthesis B2 protein, translating to MHRYTLRDDLSFCRIGKRLVFLDVGNDRYFRLPSAQEHSLLAYLAQDPVSEPEIDGLVERGLLVQGSQASAGPQPSVMPVARSAMETPIPARRPQLFELFEVLMLVLSTRLALKRTPLSKILGSLSAGAQRKRAQQSSVARLEQQLIDAASVFRHARVWVPVEMRCLLDSVALARFLRRRQLDARIVFGVALDPFTAHCWVQAGDLVLNDTVGNVHAHTPIRVV from the coding sequence ATGCACCGCTACACATTGCGCGACGACCTATCGTTCTGCCGCATAGGCAAGCGCCTGGTGTTCCTGGATGTCGGCAACGACCGCTACTTCCGTCTGCCCAGTGCACAAGAACACTCCCTGCTCGCCTACCTGGCGCAAGACCCGGTATCGGAGCCGGAGATCGACGGCCTTGTCGAACGGGGACTGCTTGTGCAGGGGTCGCAAGCCAGCGCCGGTCCGCAGCCTTCCGTCATGCCTGTTGCGCGTAGCGCGATGGAGACGCCCATACCAGCGCGACGACCACAGCTGTTTGAACTGTTTGAGGTGCTGATGCTCGTGCTGTCCACGCGGCTGGCGTTGAAGCGCACTCCGCTCAGCAAGATACTCGGCAGCCTCTCCGCTGGAGCACAGCGCAAGCGGGCGCAGCAAAGCTCGGTCGCCCGGCTCGAGCAACAGCTCATCGATGCGGCATCGGTCTTCCGGCACGCACGCGTGTGGGTGCCGGTCGAGATGCGCTGTCTGCTCGATTCGGTCGCGTTGGCCAGATTCCTGCGTAGGCGCCAGCTCGATGCCCGGATTGTCTTCGGCGTCGCACTCGATCCGTTTACGGCGCATTGCTGGGTGCAGGCGGGCGATCTAGTCCTGAACGACACGGTTGGAAACGTCCACGCGCATACGCCCATCCGGGTAGTGTGA
- a CDS encoding benenodin family lasso peptide, whose product MDTSNNDARATALDQDLIVLGVASLDTQGGPLAGEEMGGITTLGISQD is encoded by the coding sequence ATGGATACCAGCAACAACGACGCTCGCGCCACCGCGTTGGATCAGGATCTCATCGTACTCGGGGTCGCAAGCCTGGACACACAGGGCGGGCCATTGGCAGGCGAAGAAATGGGTGGCATCACCACCCTGGGCATCAGCCAGGACTAG
- a CDS encoding lasso peptide xanthomonin 1, whose product MNSNDTTHSDASNEITVLGVASTDTKGGPLAGEEIGGFNVPGISEE is encoded by the coding sequence ATGAACAGCAACGACACCACCCATAGCGATGCATCCAACGAGATCACGGTGCTTGGCGTTGCCAGCACGGACACCAAAGGCGGCCCGCTCGCTGGCGAAGAGATCGGCGGCTTCAATGTGCCCGGCATTTCCGAAGAGTGA
- a CDS encoding GntR family transcriptional regulator, with translation MSAIHSKSAFVYEQVRRALQSGRYLPGQRIDPGKLAGEFNTSATPVRFALYRLVGEGLVADHARYGLQVPLLTEVALRDLYDWMERLLSMACDIGMAPVPRIIVAPESTTTQDDVVKQTWKLFDAIARGTSHWSLHRAVKQANDRLAPIRRAKQGMLDAVDDELVALEHHWQQRDFVALQSALQAYHARRKQAVPRIVAALNERSRDTR, from the coding sequence ATGAGTGCGATTCATTCCAAGAGTGCGTTCGTCTATGAGCAGGTCAGACGTGCGCTGCAATCCGGGCGCTACCTGCCCGGTCAACGGATCGATCCAGGCAAGCTTGCTGGCGAATTCAACACCAGCGCTACCCCGGTGCGTTTTGCCTTGTATCGCCTGGTCGGCGAAGGGCTGGTTGCCGATCACGCACGCTATGGCCTGCAGGTGCCGTTGCTCACCGAAGTAGCGTTGCGCGATCTCTACGACTGGATGGAGCGCCTGTTGTCGATGGCCTGCGATATCGGCATGGCACCTGTGCCACGCATCATCGTAGCGCCGGAATCGACCACCACGCAGGACGATGTGGTGAAGCAGACCTGGAAACTGTTTGACGCGATCGCGCGCGGCACCTCCCACTGGTCGCTACACCGTGCTGTCAAACAGGCCAACGACCGGCTGGCGCCTATACGCCGTGCCAAACAGGGCATGCTCGACGCGGTCGACGACGAGCTCGTGGCGCTCGAGCATCACTGGCAACAACGCGACTTCGTGGCGTTGCAGTCGGCCTTGCAGGCTTATCACGCACGACGCAAACAGGCTGTGCCACGCATTGTCGCTGCGTTGAACGAGCGTAGCCGCGACACGCGATAG
- a CDS encoding SDR family NAD(P)-dependent oxidoreductase — protein MNTNAPPLPADDLPLTDRLRVALDLLEAIEADRSVLDALPEADRVRLHQVVAKVYHPEPKARRQLLKQRERERHQEKVRKAEALLEQRGIRALRRKPVFSTPNVFPPHAAGLHDAHNGENAAAAPEPTHSPELRHCYVCKQKFTQLHHFYDQMCPACAELNFFKRTETADLRGRVALLTGGRVKIGYQAGLKLLRAGAELIVTTRFPRDSAARYAQEPDFAEWGHRVQIFGLDLRHTPSVEAFCSQLLATRERLDFIINNACQTVRRPPQFYAHMMANETAALDALPDTVQKLVGHYEGLRTPELLREASATALPAMHGRGLADADGLTRAAELSQVALLDDELVGQEHLFPEGRLDQDLQQVDLRGRNSWRLLMAEVPSVELLETQLVNAIAPFIINARLKPLMLRTPERDKHIVNVSAMEGQFYRNFKTTRHPHTNMAKAALNMMTRTSAADYQNDGIHMNSVDTGWVTDEDPADIAALKVQQERFHPPLDIVDGAARIVDPIIHGANTGEHVWGQFLKDYAPTDW, from the coding sequence TTGAACACCAACGCCCCGCCCCTGCCCGCCGACGACCTGCCCCTCACCGACCGCCTGCGCGTGGCGCTGGACCTGCTGGAGGCCATCGAGGCCGACCGCAGCGTGCTCGACGCGCTGCCCGAGGCCGACCGCGTGCGCCTGCACCAAGTGGTGGCCAAGGTCTATCACCCCGAGCCGAAGGCGCGGCGGCAGCTGCTCAAGCAACGCGAGCGCGAGCGGCATCAGGAGAAGGTGCGCAAGGCCGAGGCATTGCTCGAACAGCGCGGTATCCGTGCACTGAGGCGCAAGCCGGTGTTCAGCACGCCAAACGTCTTCCCGCCGCATGCCGCCGGCCTGCACGATGCGCACAACGGCGAGAACGCCGCTGCCGCGCCGGAGCCCACGCATTCGCCCGAGCTGCGCCATTGCTATGTGTGCAAGCAGAAGTTCACCCAGCTGCACCACTTCTACGATCAGATGTGCCCGGCCTGCGCCGAGCTGAATTTCTTCAAGCGCACCGAAACCGCCGACCTGCGCGGCCGCGTGGCATTGCTCACCGGCGGACGGGTCAAGATCGGCTATCAGGCTGGCTTGAAGTTGTTACGCGCCGGGGCCGAGCTGATCGTCACTACGCGTTTCCCGCGCGATTCGGCTGCGCGGTATGCGCAGGAACCGGACTTCGCAGAGTGGGGCCATCGCGTGCAGATCTTCGGCCTGGATCTACGCCACACGCCCAGCGTGGAAGCGTTCTGCAGCCAGCTGCTGGCCACCCGCGAAAGGCTGGATTTCATCATCAACAACGCCTGCCAGACCGTGCGCCGCCCGCCGCAGTTCTATGCGCACATGATGGCCAACGAAACCGCCGCGCTGGATGCCCTGCCCGACACCGTACAAAAGCTCGTTGGTCACTACGAAGGCCTGCGCACGCCCGAGCTGTTGCGCGAAGCCTCGGCCACCGCGCTACCGGCCATGCACGGGCGCGGCCTCGCCGATGCCGATGGCCTCACCCGCGCCGCCGAGCTGTCGCAGGTCGCGCTGCTGGACGACGAGCTGGTGGGCCAGGAACATCTGTTCCCCGAAGGCCGTCTCGATCAGGATCTGCAGCAAGTCGATCTGCGCGGCCGCAATTCCTGGCGCCTGCTGATGGCCGAAGTGCCGTCGGTCGAGCTGCTGGAAACGCAACTGGTCAACGCCATCGCGCCCTTCATCATCAACGCGCGTCTGAAGCCGCTGATGCTGCGCACACCCGAGCGCGACAAGCACATCGTCAATGTCTCGGCGATGGAAGGCCAGTTCTACCGCAACTTCAAAACCACCCGTCACCCGCATACCAACATGGCCAAGGCCGCGTTGAACATGATGACGCGCACCTCGGCGGCCGATTATCAAAACGACGGCATCCACATGAACAGCGTCGACACCGGCTGGGTCACCGACGAGGATCCGGCCGACATCGCCGCGCTCAAGGTGCAGCAGGAACGCTTCCACCCACCGCTGGACATCGTCGACGGCGCCGCCCGCATCGTCGACCCGATCATCCACGGCGCCAATACCGGCGAGCACGTGTGGGGGCAGTTCCTCAAGGACTATGCGCCGACGGATTGGTGA